The following nucleotide sequence is from Lacinutrix sp. Hel_I_90.
CTTATTGGCAGAAGTTGTGGTGCCTACGCCAACATTACCTGAATTCGCGTTGTACATATTACTACCACTTACGGTCCAATCGTTATCGTTTGAAGAAGCAGGGTTTTGCCATGAAGCATTACCGTTTGCATCAGAGGTTAAAACTTTACCAGACGACTGGAGGCCATCTACAATTCTTATTGCAGAGCCCGTTTGTGTTGGAACAATATTAACATCATCAATAAAAGCTCTGTCACTGCCGCCAGCGGTATTAATATCTTTAACATAAGCCCAACGTAAAGTGTAGCTTCCTGCAGAAAGTGTGTAAGAAGCTGTTGTATAACTTACTGAACCAGACCATTGGTTTTGCAATGCGCCATCAATATAAAATCTTAAAAAATCGTAAGTAGCTTCACTGGAAACACTATAAGCAAACGTTACTGTTGCTCCTGAAGCTGGAACAGTAACAGCATAATCTAAGTATGAAGTCGTATTATCTGCAGTAGTACCAGAATTAGCTGAGTAAGTGCCTGTATTAACTGTAGAGGTAGATACAGACCAGTTATTGGTTGTAAATGGTGCTATGGAGTTGTCTTCAAAACCATCGTCTAATATATCTGGTGCTGTAGAGACGTCTTCAATATGTAATTTTGCAGCAGGTGTAGAAGTACCAATGCCTACATTTCCTGAATTTGCATTGTACATATCGTTACCAACAATAGTCCAATCACTATCACTTCCAGCTCCAGTAAACGTTCCCCAAGCAGTGCCATTGTAATAATAAAAGCCTGGAGTAGTGTCCGTTCGGTAAACAAGTAAACCTGCAGTGGAAGCGTCGACTGTTAGTGCGCTTATTTGTGCTAGTGTCATTCTAGGGATTAATAGGCCGCCATCAGTGGATACGATATCTAACGCAGCACTTGCATTAGGAGTTGTTGTTCCTATTCCAACTTGCGAAAAGGTTTGGGTAGTCCCGAATATGCTGAGAAAAAGAAAGAGAATTGCAGCTCTTTTATTAAATAAATATTTCATAGGGGAGGAATTTTATAATTATCAATTACATTTACGAAACGAATATAATTTTAATTTTGCTCACAACCTATGAAGAGCATATATTATCGATGAAACACGCTTTTCTTTAACATTTAACAAGATATTTAACAAAAATAGAGGCAAATTGATTAATTATAATAGTTTAGGCTTAAGTATAGCGGTTTCTAATCAACGTATTCACGCCATTTCAAATAAAGTAATGGAAGATAATGAGATAGAGCTACATCTTAAACGTGAAGATGAAATTCATTCGCTCGTTTCGGGAAATAAGTTTAGAAAACTTAAATACAATGTAATGGCTGCTATAAAAGAAGAAAAAAAGACCTTACTTACTTTTGGCGGTGCATTTTCAAATCATATTGCTGCCACAGCGTCTGCTGGGAAAATGTGTGGATTACATACCATTGGCGTTATTCGAGGAGAAGAGTTAGTTTCTAAGATTGAAGACAACCCAACTTTAAGGTATGCTCAAGACTGTGGGATGCTTTTTAAATTTATTTCTAGAACAGATTTTAGAAACAAGGAAGACGCACACTTTATTTCAGAGCTACAAAATGAATTTGGTGACTTTTATCTTATTCCAGAAGGCGGTACTAATGCATTAGCTGTTAAAGGTTGCGAAGAGATTTTAACCAAGCCTGATGCGTCTTTCGATTATGTCTGTGCTCCCGTAGGTACGGGTGGGACGTTGACGGGTTTAATAAATAGTTCAAAACCGGGTCAGCAAGTTTTAGGATTTTCAGCTTTAAAAGGAGACTTTTTAAAACAAGATATTAGTAAATTTGCAAAACGAAACAATTGGAAATTAATAACCGAATATCATTTTGGAGGTTATGCCAAAATAAATGTTGATTTGATAACGTTTATAAACCAATTTAAGAAAGACCACAATATTGCATTAGATCCTGTTTATACAGGGAAAATGATGTTTGGTCTCATGGATATGATTAAAAACGGTTATTTTCCGAAGGGATCAAAAATATTAGCCATTCATACCGGGGGCTTACAAGGCATTAAAGGAATGAATGCCAGATTAAAAAAGAAAAATTTACCAGTAATACAATAATTAATGAATAAAATAATTACTGTTTTATGCTTGCTTGTTTTATTAAGTAGCTGCGGCTCACAGAAAAAAGTAACCACGCAAAAATCTAAAAATAAGACCACGAGAGTCGTCAAGGTACCTGAAAGTACACCTAAAGCGGAAACTAAGGTGGTCATCACAGACCATCACAAAGTAGAAATACCTGTTGGTGATACACCAGAGCTTTATGCCTCTCCGACTCAAGAATACATTGCTATTTACAGTGATATTGCTCAGGATGAAATGCGTAATTATGGTGTGCCGGCAAGTATCACTTTAGCGCAAGGTATATTAGAGTCTGGTTCAGGAAGAGGTAGGTTATCTGTTGAAGCCAACAACCATTTTGGTATTAAATGTCATAGCGGCTGGACAGGAGCTAAAATTTATCACGATGATGATGCCTCTCAAGAATGTTTCCGCAAGTATAAAAATTCGAAATACTCGTTTAGGGATCATTCTTTATTTTTAAAAGAACGCAAGCGCTACGCAGGGCTCTTTAGTCTGCAAAAAGGCGATTACCAGGCATGGGCTAGTGGGCTGCGTGCAGCGGGTTATGCAACGGAT
It contains:
- a CDS encoding tail fiber domain-containing protein, translating into MKYLFNKRAAILFLFLSIFGTTQTFSQVGIGTTTPNASAALDIVSTDGGLLIPRMTLAQISALTVDASTAGLLVYRTDTTPGFYYYNGTAWGTFTGAGSDSDWTIVGNDMYNANSGNVGIGTSTPAAKLHIEDVSTAPDILDDGFEDNSIAPFTTNNWSVSTSTVNTGTYSANSGTTADNTTSYLDYAVTVPASGATVTFAYSVSSEATYDFLRFYIDGALQNQWSGSVSYTTASYTLSAGSYTLRWAYVKDINTAGGSDRAFIDDVNIVPTQTGSAIRIVDGLQSSGKVLTSDANGNASWQNPASSNDNDWTVSGSNMYNANSGNVGVGTTTSANKLHVQHNQDGAGVMRVQNNSDGGFAGIYFNQNDSYRGHIGYVNTGGTSTFGGKGAFQVSAGNRPFVITNGTTELYTESLRITQDKKLRIFRDGSGGANYWDTYVNNGNGQDPNDYVFAYNGTVHAYIRDGSGAFQVTSDRRLKDNISPLGDYTLEKVLALNPVSYHYKRDENKISQNGFIAQEVQPLFPEIVDEIDGYLSVNYDAFGVLAIKAIQEQQKTITQQEERITHLENEISEIKQMLLDKK
- a CDS encoding 1-aminocyclopropane-1-carboxylate deaminase/D-cysteine desulfhydrase, producing the protein MEDNEIELHLKREDEIHSLVSGNKFRKLKYNVMAAIKEEKKTLLTFGGAFSNHIAATASAGKMCGLHTIGVIRGEELVSKIEDNPTLRYAQDCGMLFKFISRTDFRNKEDAHFISELQNEFGDFYLIPEGGTNALAVKGCEEILTKPDASFDYVCAPVGTGGTLTGLINSSKPGQQVLGFSALKGDFLKQDISKFAKRNNWKLITEYHFGGYAKINVDLITFINQFKKDHNIALDPVYTGKMMFGLMDMIKNGYFPKGSKILAIHTGGLQGIKGMNARLKKKNLPVIQ
- a CDS encoding glucosaminidase domain-containing protein, translated to MNKIITVLCLLVLLSSCGSQKKVTTQKSKNKTTRVVKVPESTPKAETKVVITDHHKVEIPVGDTPELYASPTQEYIAIYSDIAQDEMRNYGVPASITLAQGILESGSGRGRLSVEANNHFGIKCHSGWTGAKIYHDDDASQECFRKYKNSKYSFRDHSLFLKERKRYAGLFSLQKGDYQAWASGLRAAGYATDRRYPEKLISLIERYQLYRFDDEVLGKVANLNDRHTIIAGDTLYSLSKKYNISIQTLQELNGLETNALFVGQVLFVKPLPKD